The sequence below is a genomic window from Armatimonadota bacterium.
TCTACAGTTTTCTTGAAGACACTGTCGGCTTCAGGTGGTGGACAAGCACGGAAAGTTATACACCCAGCAAGCGCACTCTGATCATACCTGAGCTCAATATCATATACAGTCCAAAGTTGATATCCAGGGAAGTCTTTTACCGCGACGTAATCGAAAACCCGCAATTTGCAGTAAAGCTCAAGATCAATGGCAACTGGGAAAACATACCGGAAGCATACGGCGGCCACCAGGCGATAATAGGGTGGTGCCATACGTTCAATCAACTGCTTCCGCCGGACAAATACTTTGCCGCACATCCAGATTGGTATTCCGAGATAGACGGCAAACGTGTAACCAATGCGCAGCTCTGCCTCACCAGCGATAAAATGCGCAAGGAACTGACACGAGTGGCTTTGGAGAGAATCCGCGAAAATCCGAACGCGGGGCTCATATCCATAAGTCAGAACGACCTTGGCGGCGGCGCATGCCAGTGCCCGAAATGCAAAGCAATTGATGAAGAGGAAGGGTCGTCTTCAGGTACGCTCATCAGGTTCGTAAACAAAGTGGCGGAAGATATAGAGAAAGATTACCCCAATATGTTAGTGGAAACACTGGCATACCAATACACGCTCAAACCGCCACTGCATGAAAAGCCAAGGCATAATGTTATAATCCGACTTTGCTCCATCAATTGCGACTTTGCACAACCTCTGGACAGCAATGCTAACAGCGACTTCAGGGACGACATCAATAAATGGAGCAAGATCGCGCCAAAGCTTTATGTCTGGGATTACGTTACCGACTTCAGTAACTACATTCAACCCCAGCCAAACATGCAGGTGCTTGGCCCAAATATCAGGTTCTTTACTAAACACAACACCATAGGTCTTTTTGAACAGGGCGACACTGGATGCACGATCGGTGACTTTGTTCGCCTGCGCGCATGGGTGCTGTCTCACCTCGTATGGAACCCGGCACTGGACCAGAAACAACTCACGAGCGAATTTCTCAAGGGCTACTATGGAAACGCAGCGCCTTATCTGCAGTCATATCTCGATTTGATGCAAAATGCAATTAAAGACAGCAGACTGCGACTGTCCTGCTATAACAAAGACCTTTCATTCCTCACTCTGCCCGTTATGACGGAAGCGACCGGGTTGTTTGATCAGGCGGCAAAAGCCGTCGCGGACGACCCTGTGGTTGCAAAACGTGTTCAGCGCGAACAGATGCCACTGGACCTTGCATGGCTGCTGCGTTACGACGCACTAAAAAAGCAGGCTGCTTCTGAAAACGCCGCATTTGCCGGTCCCTCAGACCTGAAGACCGCCTGTCAGGATTTCATAAAGCGCGCACAGGATCTTCAGGCAACAAACTATTCGGAAAGCAGTTCTTTCGACTCATATATTCCGCTGCTCACATCCCTGTATCAACCGCCGGCTCCCAGCCCTAAGGAGTTCTCGAACGTGCCTCTGGAAAATATCGTCGACGTGCAGGACTGCAGGTTCACAGTCTATGAGCAGTCAAACTGGGCTAAACATGTTGATGACCCCAAGGCTTCTG
It includes:
- a CDS encoding DUF4838 domain-containing protein — protein: MSFKSIAILATVTAIVSSTAAATQAATLAKDSKTTYTIVIAKDAISPEKQAALELSSFLEQVTGAKFPVRSESEVKQNAPQILVGQSNPLKKLAPDVNWAALGSDGIVIRTVGNNLLIAGGRPRGTIYAVYSFLEDTVGFRWWTSTESYTPSKRTLIIPELNIIYSPKLISREVFYRDVIENPQFAVKLKINGNWENIPEAYGGHQAIIGWCHTFNQLLPPDKYFAAHPDWYSEIDGKRVTNAQLCLTSDKMRKELTRVALERIRENPNAGLISISQNDLGGGACQCPKCKAIDEEEGSSSGTLIRFVNKVAEDIEKDYPNMLVETLAYQYTLKPPLHEKPRHNVIIRLCSINCDFAQPLDSNANSDFRDDINKWSKIAPKLYVWDYVTDFSNYIQPQPNMQVLGPNIRFFTKHNTIGLFEQGDTGCTIGDFVRLRAWVLSHLVWNPALDQKQLTSEFLKGYYGNAAPYLQSYLDLMQNAIKDSRLRLSCYNKDLSFLTLPVMTEATGLFDQAAKAVADDPVVAKRVQREQMPLDLAWLLRYDALKKQAASENAAFAGPSDLKTACQDFIKRAQDLQATNYSESSSFDSYIPLLTSLYQPPAPSPKEFSNVPLENIVDVQDCRFTVYEQSNWAKHVDDPKASDGKAVFMPGSHVNWAIRYTIPSELTGKDPNEWQWYVVARTEGAQSGDAFTYGVYDEATKKTTSLTAKLEQGTDGEYHTYCLGSLQTNPNMYIWISPTGDGNTVKGIYVDRIMLVRKP